A genome region from Polypterus senegalus isolate Bchr_013 chromosome 7, ASM1683550v1, whole genome shotgun sequence includes the following:
- the paqr3a gene encoding progestin and adipoQ receptor family member 3a translates to MNKGFDSAVAVKTNVFAIMPQKLLKNAHYIELGSYQYWPVLVPRGIRLYTYEQIPVFLKENPYITDGYRAYLPSRLCLKSLFILSNETVNIWSHLLGFFMFFTLGVYDMTAVLPAAKASREDYVIYSIGLFCFQVCMLCSVGYHLFCCHRSEKTSRRWMALDYAGISIGILGCYVPGVFYAFYCNDYWRQVYLITVLAMILAVFFAQIHPHYLTQQWHRLRSVIFCSVAGYGVIPTIHWVWLNGGFGALIVQEFVPRVLVMYLIAAVAFLFYISKVPERYFPGQLNYLGSSHQVWHILVVLMFYWWHQSAVYITQYRHTQPCPEDPVHA, encoded by the exons ATGAACAAAGGATTTGACAG TGCTGTAGCTGTTAAAACCAATGTTTTTGCCATCATGCCACAGAAGCTGCTTAAAAATGCCCATTACATAGAGTTGGGTAGCTATCAGTACTGGCCAGTGCTAGTGCCACGAGGGATTCGGCTGTACACATATGAACAAATTCCTGTGTTCCTAAAAGAAAACCCTTACATCACCGATGGCTACAGAGCCTATCTACCCTCAAGGCTTTGTCTTAAAAG cCTTTTCATTCTTTCCAATGAAACTGTGAATATCTGGAGTCATTTGTTGGGCTTCTTTATGTTTTTTACACTGGGTGTCTATGACATGACAGCAGTATTACCGGCAGCGAAAGCTTCTAGAGAAGATTATGTTATCTACTCCATTGGGCTGTTTTGCTTTCAG GTGTGTATGCTGTGTTCAGTGGgctatcatttattttgttgtcatCGTTCAGAGAAAACAAGTCGACGTTGGATGGCTCTGGATTATGCCGGAATATCGATAGGAATTTTAGGCTGCTATGTTCCAGGTGTTTTCTATGCCTTTTACTGTAATGAT TATTGGAGGCAAGTATATTTGATCACAGTCCTAGCAATGATACTGGCAGTCTTCTTCGCCCAGATTCACCCACATTACCTTACCCAACAGTGGCACAGACTGCGGTCTGTCATCTTCTGTTCAGTTGCTGGATATGGTGTGATCCCCACAATCCACTGGGTTTGGCTCAATGGAGGATTTGGTGCACTTATTGTACAG gaaTTTGTTCCACGAGTTTTAGTGATGTATCTAATAGCTGCTGTGGCCTTCCTCTTCTATATTTCTAAAGTTCCAGAAAGGTATTTTCCAG GTCAGCTGAACTACTTGGGCTCAAGTCATCAGGTGTGGCATATTCTGGTTGTGCTGATGTTTTACTGGTGGCACCAGTCAGCTGTGTACATCACACAGTATAGACATACCCAGCCTTGTCCCGAGGACCCAGTCCATGCCTAA